Proteins encoded in a region of the Mycolicibacterium neoaurum genome:
- a CDS encoding inositol-3-phosphate synthase: MSETTAPNEVRVAIVGVGNCASSLVQGVQYYRDADENASVPGLMHVKFGPYHVRDVKFVAAFDVDAKKVGFDLSEAISASENNTIKIADVPPTDIIVQRGPTLDGIGKYYSETIEVSDAEPVDVVKVLKDAQVDVLVSYLPVGSEEADKFYAQCAIDAKVAFVNALPVFIASDPVWAKKFEDAGVPIVGDDIKSQVGATITHRVMAKLFEDRGVTLDRTYQLNVGGNMDFKNMLERERLESKKVSKTQAVTSNLNGSLADKVYDKNVHIGPSDYVAWLDDRKWAYVRLEGRAFGDVPLNLEYKLEVWDSPNSAGIIIDAVRAAKIAKDRGLGGPIMPASAYLMKSPPKQLADDIARAQLEAFIEG, encoded by the coding sequence ATGTCCGAGACCACCGCGCCCAACGAGGTCAGGGTCGCGATTGTCGGAGTCGGCAACTGCGCATCCTCGCTGGTCCAGGGTGTGCAGTACTACCGCGACGCCGATGAGAACGCTTCCGTACCGGGCCTGATGCACGTCAAGTTCGGCCCGTACCACGTGCGCGACGTGAAGTTCGTCGCCGCATTCGACGTCGATGCCAAGAAGGTGGGCTTCGATCTGTCCGAGGCGATCTCGGCATCGGAGAACAACACCATCAAGATCGCCGACGTCCCGCCGACCGACATCATCGTCCAGCGCGGCCCGACTCTCGACGGCATCGGCAAGTACTACTCCGAGACCATCGAGGTCTCCGATGCCGAGCCCGTCGACGTCGTCAAGGTGCTCAAGGACGCTCAAGTAGACGTCTTGGTCTCCTACCTGCCCGTCGGTTCCGAAGAGGCCGACAAGTTCTACGCCCAGTGCGCCATCGACGCGAAGGTCGCGTTCGTCAACGCGCTTCCGGTGTTCATCGCCTCGGACCCGGTGTGGGCCAAGAAATTCGAAGACGCCGGTGTGCCGATCGTCGGCGACGACATCAAGAGCCAGGTCGGTGCCACCATCACCCACCGCGTGATGGCCAAGCTGTTCGAGGATCGCGGTGTCACGCTGGACCGCACCTACCAGCTCAACGTCGGCGGCAACATGGACTTCAAGAACATGCTCGAGCGTGAGCGTCTGGAGTCCAAGAAGGTCTCCAAGACCCAGGCCGTCACCAGCAATCTCAACGGCTCGCTGGCCGACAAGGTGTATGACAAGAACGTCCACATCGGACCGTCGGACTATGTTGCCTGGCTCGACGACCGCAAGTGGGCCTACGTCCGCCTCGAGGGCCGCGCCTTCGGTGATGTGCCGCTGAACCTGGAGTACAAGCTCGAGGTCTGGGACTCCCCCAACTCCGCGGGCATCATCATCGACGCCGTGCGCGCGGCCAAGATCGCCAAGGATCGTGGCCTCGGTGGCCCGATCATGCCCGCCTCGGCATACCTGATGAAGAGCCCGCCCAAGCAGCTGGCCGACGATATCGCCCGCGCCCAGCTGGAAGCCTTCATCGAAGGCTGA
- a CDS encoding alpha/beta hydrolase has protein sequence MAFSDDDLLELDEFALLPENAEQAGVSGPLPSAGRLDLGDISAIKWGHESPQVVFLHGGGQNAHTWDTVILGLGLPALALDLPGHGRSAWRADGDYGPKINAEVIAPLLRAHAPDARLVVGMSLGGLTALRIAATEPELVKELVLVDVTPSAPERHEQMSKAQLGAVALVQGERTFPSFQAMLDVTIAAAPHRDRTSLRRGVFHNAKRLEDGTWTWRYDTMRRPAGDDSPGLPASFQGLWDDVESITMPTTLVRGANSHFVNDEDAEAFAANAPGFRQTHIVADAGHSVQGDQPVKLIEILNGVLAR, from the coding sequence ATGGCCTTCTCCGACGATGACCTCCTGGAGCTCGACGAGTTCGCCCTGCTGCCCGAGAACGCCGAACAGGCCGGGGTCTCCGGCCCGCTGCCCAGTGCCGGCCGGTTGGACCTCGGTGATATCAGCGCCATCAAGTGGGGTCACGAAAGCCCACAGGTGGTCTTCCTGCACGGAGGCGGTCAAAACGCCCACACCTGGGACACCGTCATTCTCGGACTCGGGCTGCCCGCCCTGGCCCTCGACCTGCCCGGTCACGGACGCTCGGCGTGGCGCGCCGACGGTGACTACGGACCGAAGATCAACGCCGAGGTCATCGCGCCGCTGCTGCGCGCCCACGCCCCCGATGCGAGGTTGGTGGTCGGCATGTCGCTGGGCGGATTGACCGCGCTGCGCATCGCGGCCACCGAGCCGGAGTTGGTCAAGGAACTGGTCCTGGTCGACGTCACCCCCTCGGCCCCCGAGCGCCACGAACAGATGTCCAAGGCGCAGCTCGGCGCGGTGGCCCTGGTACAGGGTGAGCGCACCTTCCCGTCGTTTCAGGCGATGCTCGACGTCACCATCGCCGCCGCCCCACACCGCGACCGGACATCCCTGCGCCGCGGCGTCTTTCACAATGCCAAGCGTCTTGAGGACGGCACCTGGACATGGCGTTACGACACGATGCGCCGGCCTGCCGGTGACGACAGTCCCGGACTACCCGCCTCCTTCCAGGGCCTCTGGGACGACGTCGAATCGATCACCATGCCGACGACCCTGGTGCGCGGGGCCAATTCCCATTTCGTCAACGACGAGGACGCCGAGGCGTTCGCCGCCAACGCACCCGGCTTCCGGCAGACCCACATCGTCGCCGACGCCGGGCACTCCGTGCAGGGCGACCAACCGGTCAAGCTGATCGAGATCCTCAACGGTGTGCTTGCGCGGTGA
- a CDS encoding PhoX family phosphatase — MALIPLNLFVAHDGRSSRQHVTCRYRCGDACSKPVPNTSDNEYFGEVLAAVSRRSALKTAGMAVLAVGAGSALAACSSTGSDSAATSSSAAPAEPPTPAGMNFTAVAPNSEDAVVIPEGYRQSVVISWGDPVLPGAPVFDVNRQSAAAQRQQFGFNNDFAGLLPIEGSSDRFLLVTNHEYTTEQFMHPGYDADNPTREQFEIGIAAHGLSVVEVERTGDGLRPVLGRYNRRITADTPFTLVGPAAGTELLKTAADTSGRVVLGTVNNCSGGVTPWGTVLSGEENFNSYFGAPAGAPAPTGVTADRLKRYGVESEPTERKWENFDPRFDITKNPNELHRFGYVVELNPWDPASAPIKHTALGRFKHEAATIHVADDGTVVAYTGDDERFDYMYKFVSAKKIQTGNMAHNMTILDEGTLYVAKLSSDIPAEQIDGSGALPDTGKFAGTGSWIPLLRSGPGGAAQSLVDGMSAEEVAVFTRFAGDKAGATKMDRPEDFEANPKSGKVYVALTNNSNRGADGKAGPDAANPRNDNKNGQVLEITDNHAGTDFTWELLLVCGDPEAADSYFGGFDKTKVSPISCPDNLAFDGHGNLWVSTDGNALDSNDGLFAVSLDGPTRGLTKQFLTVPLGAETCGPVITDDLVTVCVQHPGENDDNSIDDPLSRWPEGGNGTAKPSVVAVWRDGGNIGV; from the coding sequence ATGGCGCTCATACCGCTGAATCTCTTTGTCGCACACGACGGCCGGTCGTCGCGCCAACATGTCACCTGCCGCTACCGCTGCGGCGATGCCTGCTCCAAGCCGGTGCCGAACACCAGCGACAACGAGTACTTCGGCGAAGTGTTGGCCGCGGTGTCCCGCCGGTCGGCGCTCAAGACCGCAGGTATGGCCGTCCTTGCGGTCGGTGCCGGCTCGGCACTGGCAGCCTGTTCGAGCACCGGATCCGACTCCGCCGCGACATCGTCATCGGCCGCACCCGCCGAGCCGCCGACACCGGCCGGGATGAACTTCACCGCGGTGGCCCCCAACAGCGAGGACGCCGTGGTGATCCCCGAAGGTTACCGGCAGTCGGTGGTGATCAGCTGGGGTGATCCGGTACTGCCCGGCGCCCCCGTCTTCGACGTGAACCGGCAGAGCGCGGCCGCGCAGCGCCAACAGTTCGGATTCAACAACGACTTCGCCGGTCTGCTGCCCATCGAGGGAAGTTCCGATCGGTTCCTGCTGGTGACCAACCACGAGTACACCACCGAGCAGTTCATGCACCCCGGCTATGACGCCGACAACCCGACCCGTGAGCAGTTTGAGATCGGCATTGCCGCACATGGTCTTTCGGTGGTCGAGGTGGAGCGCACCGGTGACGGTCTACGGCCTGTACTCGGTCGCTACAACCGCCGGATCACGGCCGACACCCCGTTCACCCTTGTCGGCCCTGCCGCGGGCACCGAACTGCTCAAGACCGCCGCCGACACCAGCGGCCGCGTCGTGCTGGGCACCGTCAACAACTGCTCGGGCGGCGTGACGCCCTGGGGCACGGTGCTGTCCGGTGAGGAGAACTTCAACTCCTACTTCGGCGCGCCCGCCGGTGCACCGGCGCCGACCGGTGTGACCGCCGACCGACTGAAGCGCTACGGCGTCGAATCCGAGCCGACCGAACGCAAATGGGAGAACTTCGACCCGCGCTTCGACATCACCAAGAATCCCAACGAGTTACACCGGTTCGGCTACGTCGTCGAACTCAACCCCTGGGATCCGGCGTCGGCACCCATCAAACACACCGCGCTGGGTCGTTTCAAGCACGAGGCGGCCACCATCCATGTCGCCGACGACGGCACCGTCGTCGCGTACACCGGCGACGACGAACGCTTCGACTACATGTACAAGTTCGTCTCCGCCAAGAAGATCCAGACCGGCAACATGGCGCACAACATGACCATCCTGGACGAGGGCACGCTGTACGTCGCGAAGCTATCCAGCGACATCCCGGCCGAACAGATCGACGGCTCCGGCGCCCTGCCGGACACCGGGAAGTTCGCAGGCACCGGTTCCTGGATTCCGCTGTTGCGGTCCGGACCCGGCGGAGCGGCACAGTCCTTGGTCGACGGTATGTCCGCCGAGGAGGTCGCCGTCTTCACCCGATTCGCCGGGGACAAGGCCGGGGCCACCAAGATGGACCGCCCCGAAGACTTCGAGGCCAACCCCAAGAGCGGCAAGGTCTACGTGGCGCTGACCAACAACAGCAACCGGGGCGCCGACGGTAAGGCCGGGCCGGATGCGGCCAACCCGCGCAATGACAACAAGAACGGCCAGGTGCTGGAGATCACCGACAACCACGCCGGAACCGATTTCACCTGGGAGCTGTTGTTGGTATGCGGTGACCCGGAGGCGGCCGACAGCTACTTCGGCGGCTTCGACAAGACCAAGGTCAGCCCGATCTCTTGCCCGGACAACCTCGCCTTCGACGGCCACGGCAACCTCTGGGTGTCCACCGACGGCAACGCGCTGGACTCCAACGACGGACTGTTCGCGGTGTCCCTGGACGGACCCACCCGCGGATTGACCAAACAGTTCCTCACGGTGCCGCTGGGCGCCGAGACGTGCGGTCCGGTCATCACCGACGACCTGGTCACCGTCTGCGTGCAGCACCCGGGTGAGAACGACGACAACAGCATCGACGACCCGCTGTCGCGGTGGCCCGAGGGCGGCAACGGCACCGCCAAGCCCTCCGTGGTGGCGGTCTGGCGCGACGGCGGCAATATAGGGGTGTGA
- a CDS encoding LLM class F420-dependent oxidoreductase, giving the protein MTATERPVRIAVQLQPQHSPRYGHIRDAVRRAEEMGVDIAFNWDHFFPLYGDPDGAHYECWTMLAAWAEQTSRIEIGALVTCNSYRNPELLADMARTVDNISDGRLILGIGSGWKQKDYDEYGYEFGTAGSRLDDLAADLPRIRSRLAKLNPAPVREIPILIGGQGKRKTLRLVAEHAHIWHGFTDADTYPGLAEVLDSHCADVGRDPGAIERSSGVPEKSVEAALAGAEALVGLGVTLLTIGVNGPDYDLGLAEALVRWRDQRAQG; this is encoded by the coding sequence ATGACCGCAACCGAGCGCCCCGTCCGCATCGCCGTCCAACTCCAGCCCCAGCACTCCCCCAGGTACGGCCACATCCGTGACGCCGTGCGCCGGGCCGAGGAGATGGGCGTCGACATCGCCTTCAACTGGGATCACTTCTTCCCGCTGTACGGCGATCCCGACGGTGCGCATTATGAGTGCTGGACGATGCTCGCCGCCTGGGCTGAGCAGACCTCCCGCATCGAGATCGGCGCGTTGGTCACGTGCAACTCCTATCGCAATCCCGAGCTGCTGGCCGATATGGCGCGCACCGTCGACAACATCTCCGACGGCAGGCTGATCCTGGGCATCGGATCCGGTTGGAAGCAGAAGGATTACGACGAGTACGGCTATGAGTTCGGCACCGCGGGCAGCAGGCTGGACGACCTTGCCGCAGACCTCCCCCGGATCCGGTCCCGGCTGGCCAAGCTGAACCCCGCACCGGTGCGCGAGATCCCGATCCTGATCGGCGGTCAGGGTAAGCGCAAGACGCTGCGTCTGGTCGCCGAGCACGCGCACATCTGGCATGGCTTCACCGATGCCGACACCTACCCCGGTCTGGCCGAGGTTCTGGACTCCCACTGCGCCGACGTGGGCCGTGATCCCGGCGCCATCGAGCGGTCGTCCGGGGTTCCGGAGAAGAGCGTCGAGGCGGCGCTGGCCGGAGCCGAGGCGCTCGTCGGGCTGGGTGTCACCCTGCTGACCATCGGCGTCAACGGACCCGATTACGACCTGGGCCTCGCCGAAGCGCTGGTGCGGTGGCGAGATCAGCGCGCACAGGGCTGA
- a CDS encoding ABC transporter substrate-binding protein/permease: MTSMLRRTGHLVLALVLAFLVCAVGMAAPAGADQCAPPGVDSASALPTNLAAAAQGPGADKYTTAGVEPLDRIDVNALGLGTPGVLTVGTLSDAPPSICIDATGQFTGFDNEVLRAVAEKLGLRVNFVGTDFSGLLAQVASGRFDVGSSSITTTDARRKTVGFTNGYDFGYFSLVVPAGSSITSFSQLGPGQRIGVVQGTVQEAYVVDTLGLDPVKFPDYNTVYGSLKTRQIDAWVAPSQQAVGTVQPGDPATIIENTFSLDNFVAYAVAKENQPLIDALNAGLDAVIADGTWARLYTDWVPRALPPGWKPGSKAAPEPQLPDFAQIAAERAPAEPVTPTARKSVLGQLADTFLDWDLYRQAIPDLFKTGLPNTLLLTAGAAVIGVVLGLLLAVAGISRSRLLRWPARVYTDIFRGLPEVVIILIIGLGIGPIVGELTGNNPYPLGIAALGLMSAAYVGEIFRSGIQSVETGQMEASRALGFSYSESMKLVIIPQGIRRVLPALVNQFISLLKASSLVYFLGLVANQRELFQVGRDLNAQTGNLSPLVAAGLFYLALTIPLTHLVNVIDARLRTGKQPAPVQQEMI, translated from the coding sequence ATGACCTCGATGCTCCGCCGGACCGGGCACCTGGTGCTCGCGCTGGTGCTCGCGTTTCTGGTGTGCGCGGTCGGGATGGCCGCTCCGGCGGGCGCCGACCAATGCGCGCCACCGGGTGTCGACAGTGCCAGCGCACTGCCGACCAACCTGGCCGCTGCCGCGCAGGGGCCAGGCGCCGATAAATACACCACCGCCGGTGTCGAACCGCTCGATCGCATCGACGTCAATGCACTGGGGCTCGGCACACCGGGAGTGTTGACGGTCGGCACGCTCTCCGACGCGCCGCCCAGCATCTGTATCGACGCGACCGGACAGTTCACCGGCTTCGACAACGAGGTGTTGCGCGCCGTCGCCGAGAAGTTGGGCCTGCGGGTGAACTTCGTCGGAACCGACTTCTCGGGGCTGTTGGCACAAGTGGCTTCCGGCCGCTTCGACGTGGGCTCGTCATCGATCACCACCACCGACGCCCGACGCAAGACCGTCGGATTCACCAATGGCTACGACTTCGGCTATTTCTCCCTCGTCGTGCCGGCCGGCTCATCGATCACCAGCTTCTCCCAGCTCGGGCCCGGGCAGCGCATCGGCGTGGTCCAGGGCACCGTGCAAGAGGCCTACGTCGTCGACACCCTCGGCCTGGACCCGGTGAAGTTCCCCGACTACAACACGGTGTACGGCAGCCTCAAGACCCGCCAGATCGACGCCTGGGTGGCGCCCTCTCAGCAGGCTGTCGGTACCGTGCAGCCCGGTGATCCCGCGACGATCATCGAGAACACGTTCAGTCTGGACAATTTCGTGGCGTACGCGGTCGCCAAGGAGAACCAGCCGCTGATCGACGCCCTCAACGCGGGGCTCGACGCCGTCATCGCCGACGGAACCTGGGCACGGCTGTACACCGACTGGGTGCCACGCGCCCTGCCGCCGGGATGGAAACCCGGATCCAAGGCAGCCCCCGAACCGCAACTGCCCGACTTCGCACAGATCGCCGCCGAGCGGGCACCGGCCGAACCCGTCACGCCGACGGCGCGGAAATCCGTTCTCGGACAACTGGCCGACACCTTCCTCGACTGGGATCTGTATCGCCAGGCCATCCCCGATCTGTTCAAGACCGGCCTGCCGAACACCCTGCTGCTCACCGCGGGCGCGGCCGTGATCGGGGTCGTGCTCGGGCTCTTGCTGGCCGTGGCAGGCATCTCCCGGTCGCGCCTGCTGCGCTGGCCCGCCCGGGTGTACACCGACATCTTCCGCGGACTGCCCGAGGTGGTGATCATCCTGATCATCGGTCTCGGTATCGGGCCCATCGTCGGGGAACTGACGGGCAACAACCCCTATCCCCTCGGTATCGCCGCCCTCGGGCTGATGTCGGCGGCCTATGTCGGCGAAATCTTCCGCTCGGGAATCCAGAGCGTCGAGACCGGACAGATGGAAGCCTCACGGGCACTGGGTTTCAGCTATTCGGAGTCCATGAAGCTGGTGATCATCCCGCAAGGCATCCGACGGGTGCTGCCTGCCCTGGTCAACCAGTTCATCTCTCTGTTGAAGGCTTCCTCGCTGGTGTACTTCCTCGGCCTGGTCGCCAACCAGCGCGAGCTCTTCCAGGTGGGTCGAGACCTGAACGCGCAGACCGGCAATCTCTCACCGCTGGTGGCGGCCGGGCTGTTCTATCTTGCGCTGACGATTCCGCTGACCCACCTGGTCAACGTGATCGACGCCCGGTTGCGTACCGGTAAGCAGCCCGCCCCCGTCCAACAGGAGATGATCTGA
- a CDS encoding amino acid ABC transporter ATP-binding protein, whose translation MASPQLQAVSLAANDIHLSFGPNQVLRGIELAVPAGTTTAVIGPSGSGKSTLLRTLNRLYEPDRGDILLDGRSVLADNPDKLRQRIGMVFQQFNLFPHRTVVENVAMAPRRLKGISAEEARELALTQLDRVGLRHKADVRPATLSGGQQQRVAIARALAMSPQVMFFDEATSALDPELVKGILELIADLGSTGMTMVVVTHEMGFARSAADAVVFMDEGKVVESGPPEQIFESAETERLRRFLDQVL comes from the coding sequence ATGGCAAGCCCGCAGCTACAGGCAGTATCGCTGGCCGCCAACGATATTCACCTGTCCTTCGGCCCGAACCAGGTGCTGCGCGGTATCGAGCTCGCGGTGCCGGCAGGGACCACCACCGCGGTCATCGGCCCCTCTGGATCAGGGAAGTCGACATTGCTGCGCACCCTGAACCGGCTCTACGAGCCGGACCGCGGCGACATCCTGCTCGACGGCAGATCGGTGCTCGCCGACAATCCCGACAAGCTCCGCCAGCGCATCGGCATGGTCTTCCAACAGTTCAATCTGTTCCCGCACCGCACCGTGGTCGAGAACGTGGCGATGGCACCGCGCCGGCTCAAGGGGATCTCCGCCGAGGAGGCCCGCGAGCTCGCACTGACCCAGCTGGATCGGGTCGGGTTGCGGCACAAGGCCGATGTCCGTCCCGCCACGCTGTCCGGTGGCCAGCAGCAGCGGGTCGCCATCGCCCGCGCGCTGGCGATGTCACCCCAGGTGATGTTCTTCGACGAGGCGACCTCGGCACTGGATCCCGAACTGGTGAAGGGAATCCTGGAGCTGATCGCCGATCTGGGTTCCACGGGCATGACCATGGTCGTGGTCACCCACGAGATGGGTTTCGCCCGTTCGGCTGCCGACGCCGTGGTGTTCATGGACGAAGGCAAAGTCGTCGAGTCCGGGCCACCCGAGCAGATCTTCGAAAGCGCCGAAACCGAGCGGTTGCGCCGGTTCCTGGACCAGGTGTTGTGA
- a CDS encoding MarR family transcriptional regulator: MVETEPQTEELAGELQRVLSKLFSVLRRGDNRGAGNAPGADLTLAQLSILLTLLDCGPIRMTELAAHERVRTPTTTVAIRRLEKLGLVKRSRDPSDLRAVLVEVTPRGLVQHREALEARRAFLAGLLEGLSAEDKATLTAALGSLDRLADQSPT, translated from the coding sequence ATGGTCGAGACCGAACCGCAGACCGAGGAACTGGCCGGGGAGCTCCAGCGTGTGCTCTCCAAGCTGTTCTCCGTGCTGCGCCGTGGCGATAATCGCGGTGCGGGGAACGCCCCCGGTGCCGATCTGACCCTCGCCCAGCTCTCGATCTTGTTGACGCTGCTGGATTGTGGGCCGATCCGGATGACGGAACTGGCCGCCCACGAACGGGTTCGTACGCCCACCACCACCGTGGCCATCCGACGACTGGAGAAGCTCGGTCTGGTCAAGCGTTCGCGTGATCCGTCGGATCTGCGGGCCGTGCTCGTCGAGGTGACCCCGCGCGGATTGGTGCAGCACCGCGAGGCGCTCGAGGCGCGGCGCGCGTTCCTCGCCGGCCTGCTCGAAGGGCTCAGTGCCGAGGACAAGGCAACGCTGACAGCGGCGTTGGGTTCACTGGACCGCCTGGCCGACCAGTCCCCGACCTGA
- the ggh gene encoding glucosylglycerate hydrolase, with translation MPPDPSFAPTQLAARAAYLLRGNDLGVMTTAAPLLYPHMWSWDAAFVAIGLAPLSVERAVVELDTLLSAQWGNGMIPHIVFANGVDGYFPGPARWATSALAVHAPRTRHTSGITQPPVHAIAVQRILDRAKARGRSTRAVAESFLDRRWSDLVRWHRWLAEARDPDQRGRITLYHGWESGMDNSPRWDSSYANVIPGDVPEYQREDNKINTDASQRPSDTEYDRYLWLLEEMKAVRYDDDLLAKTMSFAVEDVFVSAIFSVACRVLAEIGEDHRRSPADIRDLYSWADRFRAGVVETTDGRTGAARDFDVRAGSWVATETIAQFAPLLCGGLAHDKERALLRLLDGPRFSSHPDLRYSLIPSTSPVSRDFRAREYWRGPVWPVTTWLFSWCFARRGWAERALTLRQEGLRQASDGTFAEYYEPFTGEPLGSMQQSWTAAAVLDWLG, from the coding sequence ATGCCACCGGACCCAAGCTTCGCTCCCACCCAGCTCGCCGCGCGAGCGGCCTATCTGCTGCGCGGAAACGACCTCGGCGTGATGACCACCGCCGCCCCCCTGCTCTACCCGCACATGTGGAGCTGGGACGCCGCCTTCGTGGCCATCGGACTGGCGCCGCTGAGCGTCGAGCGCGCCGTCGTCGAACTGGACACCCTGCTCTCGGCCCAATGGGGCAACGGGATGATCCCGCACATCGTGTTCGCCAACGGCGTCGACGGGTACTTCCCCGGTCCGGCGCGCTGGGCGACCTCGGCGCTGGCCGTCCATGCCCCGCGGACCCGGCACACCTCCGGGATCACCCAGCCGCCGGTGCACGCCATCGCGGTGCAGCGCATCCTCGACCGTGCCAAGGCGCGCGGCAGGTCCACCCGCGCGGTGGCCGAGTCCTTCCTGGACCGGCGATGGAGCGATCTGGTCCGGTGGCACCGGTGGCTGGCCGAGGCGCGCGACCCGGATCAGCGTGGCCGGATCACCCTCTATCACGGGTGGGAGTCCGGAATGGACAACTCACCGCGCTGGGACAGTTCCTACGCCAACGTGATTCCCGGGGACGTGCCCGAGTATCAGCGTGAGGACAACAAGATCAACACCGACGCAAGCCAGCGTCCGTCCGATACCGAGTACGACCGCTACCTGTGGCTGCTTGAGGAGATGAAGGCCGTCCGCTACGACGACGACCTGCTGGCCAAGACGATGAGCTTCGCCGTGGAGGACGTGTTCGTCTCGGCGATCTTCTCGGTGGCCTGCCGGGTGCTGGCCGAGATCGGCGAGGATCATCGGCGTTCGCCGGCCGATATCCGCGACCTCTATTCCTGGGCCGACCGATTCCGCGCCGGTGTCGTCGAAACCACCGACGGAAGAACCGGTGCAGCAAGGGATTTCGATGTCCGTGCCGGCTCCTGGGTGGCCACCGAGACGATTGCGCAGTTCGCTCCGCTGCTGTGCGGTGGGCTTGCGCACGACAAGGAGCGTGCGTTGCTGCGACTACTGGACGGTCCCCGATTCAGCAGCCACCCGGACCTGCGATACTCGCTGATCCCGTCTACCTCACCGGTTTCCCGGGACTTCCGGGCCCGCGAATATTGGCGCGGACCCGTCTGGCCGGTGACGACGTGGTTGTTCTCGTGGTGTTTCGCCCGCCGCGGTTGGGCAGAGCGCGCGCTGACGCTACGTCAGGAGGGACTGCGCCAGGCCAGCGACGGCACCTTCGCCGAGTATTACGAGCCGTTCACCGGTGAGCCGCTGGGCAGCATGCAGCAGTCCTGGACCGCCGCCGCAGTGCTGGACTGGCTGGGCTGA
- a CDS encoding SDR family oxidoreductase, whose protein sequence is MPTALITGAGGGIGSAIADALAPTHTLLLAGRPSARLDAVAERLGAPTWPVDLTVQESIESAAEVLAELDVLVHNAGVLYPGPVAESTAEQWRASFEVNVTGAVALTLALLPALRAAGGHVVFINSGAGQKVSANMASYSASKFALRAFADSLRTDEPTLRVTSVFPGRTDSEMQRDLVAYEGKTYDPAAFLKPATVGLLVAQAVNAPRDGHIHEVTVRPNP, encoded by the coding sequence GTGCCCACAGCCCTGATCACCGGTGCGGGTGGCGGAATCGGATCGGCCATCGCCGATGCTCTCGCCCCGACCCACACCCTGCTGCTCGCCGGCCGACCGTCGGCGCGGCTCGATGCCGTCGCCGAGCGACTCGGGGCTCCCACCTGGCCTGTGGACCTGACGGTTCAGGAGTCCATCGAATCCGCCGCCGAGGTCCTCGCCGAGCTCGACGTGCTGGTGCACAACGCAGGCGTGCTCTATCCGGGCCCGGTGGCCGAGTCCACCGCCGAGCAGTGGCGGGCGAGCTTCGAGGTCAACGTCACCGGTGCGGTCGCGCTGACCCTGGCCCTGCTACCGGCGCTGCGGGCCGCGGGCGGGCATGTGGTGTTCATCAACTCCGGTGCCGGACAGAAGGTCTCGGCCAATATGGCGTCCTATTCGGCGAGCAAGTTCGCACTCCGTGCGTTCGCCGACTCGTTGCGGACCGACGAACCCACGCTGCGGGTCACCTCGGTGTTCCCGGGGCGCACCGATTCGGAGATGCAGCGCGACCTGGTCGCCTACGAGGGCAAGACCTACGATCCGGCCGCCTTCCTGAAGCCCGCCACGGTGGGTCTGTTGGTCGCCCAGGCGGTCAACGCGCCAAGGGACGGACACATCCACGAAGTCACGGTGCGTCCGAACCCGTGA